The nucleotide window aactgaggagaggcgggagaatcttgtcattgaactcgatagggcgttagagctcatcgccaaatggggttctgataatcttgttgattttaatgccaagaaaacacaggtatgcgctctcacagcgaaaaagtcaccattttaccctcatccctccctctgtggcacaccgctgatgatacaaagcaaaatcgccatgctggggatggacgttcgctgcgaccttagtccaagggattacatcgaggctattataaaaacagcttcacggaaactcggagttctgaacaaggtgcggcgttttttcacgccacaactgtgcctgttatacaaaacacaggtacggtcttgcgttgaatgttgctcgcacctttgggatggctccgctaagtacctactggaggccttggaccggttgcagctacgtgcagtacgcattgttatcgacgtaaaggtcacaaacacccttgaacctttacaattgcgtcgcgagatagcagcactgagcgctttctatcgactgtatcacagcgagtgctctgaggaattattctctctaattcctgcttcccccttccttcttaagtccgcgcgagctggttctcgatgtcaccgcctaactgtgacatcaattccatcacgcacaaagaaatttggcaactcctttctttgtcgcactaccaaaaaatggaattccttaccagctcacgtgttcccctcctcttacaacccgagttccttcaaacgaggcgtgaagaggcatcttgcgggccggcaaggcggggacggctagtacagaacattcttcccgactgtactgatcgtcgtcgcgtttggactctactaccacttaccatcaggtggagtggagtcatttgccatcccggggcataaaaaaaaataaaaaaataaataaagacaaaaccCATCGTCGTAgtcgaaatcggtcaagaggacattATCATTTCTAAAACTACAATTTTGTAGACTCTACCGGACAAacgtgtaaaataaatattttttacacgtTGATATGAATACGAAAAACACATACATAGTAATttctatagaaaattataaagcaATTATATTAGCGTCGATGGatattgtgcaaacccgtcgaTTAAGATACAATCACATCAACTATTACCACTAAAGAGCGATATTTCGTATTGCTGTGTTTCAGATTGATGGGTGAGCCAATGTAAGGCACAACTGTATCGACATCTCATTAACTGTATACAATTAGCTTCCCACGGTGCATGGCTGAGTATTATTCCCGCACGGCTGACGACCACGAAAACATTTTATCTTTCAAAAATGCAAAGTGAAAAGGAACGTATCGCTGCAACTTTAAAGTTACCGCCTCACCGCTACGTACTTGTCTGCGCTTCAACAGACGATTCTCTTCCCATGTTGCATCTGTGCGTGTTGGTCTGCGTCCGTCCGTAATACCGCGCACCACGAGAAGCGTTAGGAATTTCTTTCCGTTCTTACGGAGCTAATTTCGGAGGATGGCAGTCTACTTACTGTCATGTGGCTCATCAATCCATATATCTCGACAGTGATCATatcaagtttatatataaatatacatattcaaatttattaatatttatatgtttataaattaaatatatttcttttctttcaAAAAATCTATTTGTATCGGTGCCTGTAGACTTCATGAAATACTACATACGTTTTGATATAAGTCAGTTTGATTATAACTCATACTcacattaacaaaaaatattaacatttagtattttttgttagACATACTTCTCTAACtcaacaaaatgtatatatataatttatacaaacttGTATCCCATGTCCGTACAACCTCGATGTGTGACACAAACGGGACAGCCGTTCTTGGTATGGGTTCGTCCCACGTGTCCGCAGCGGTCGCAGCGGCCCGGCGCCGACGACCAACGGGTTTGCTCTTCGTAGTGTTGCGTGTCGCTCACCCAGGATAGTAATCTGTATGAGAAAAGTGTTTGAATATGTTTGCTAATTTTTAttccactttaaaaaaaagaattatatcatagtacagtacagtaacatcctatgaatgtcccacagctgggctaaagcctcctttcCTTTCTTGAAAGAAAGGTGGTTtcttggtggaatatacatgtggcagaatttcagagaaattagacacaggtttcctgacgatgttttccttcaccgtcaagcacgagatgaattataatcacaaattaagcacatgaaaattcagtggtgctcgcccgggttttaatccacgatcataggttaagattcacgcgctcttaccactgggccatctcggctttaatttatatcacattccatttttttataatatatccaacatattatattattataagttaaataaagaaaaaaataatatatatatatatatatatatatatatatatatatatatatatatcaaaatatttacctaTCTATGACCTGATCTTCTGGCACTGTATGAAGGAAAGCAATTGCAGTAGTGATTGACGATCCACAAGCTCCGACACCGTAATCACAACCGCACAGCAGAGCTAGCGCCACCATTTTCTTGCGACCAAAaccttaacaaaatattttatttattctatacaaaGGCAAATAATATCAAAGGTTTGTTtcagtttattttctttttttttttaataatatccttggacattattcacacacggtcatctaatcccaaattaagcgtgtacaaagcttgtgctatggaaaccagacaactgatatactacttttcttttgtaaatacatacttatatagataattacacccagactcaggacaaacagacatgtttatgcacagaaatgtctgtcctgggtatgaatcgaacccacaaccttcggcgtaaaaggcaagtgtctcaatcaaatcaaattattaaagtttaaggTGAAAATACAGtgtaaatttgttaattatttctaGTTAATTTTACACTCACAATACACCTtcgaaatattcaatatattaaaaatatgtaatctatataataatatgactaGCTTGTTAACTATTTCTGTTTTAAAGATTGAAATTTTAAAGTGTATACAATTCAATGTATACAGTTAACgtaatttaaaatcgatttacaATCGGCAAAGAAATTGATTATCAAAATCATAACCGAATTGCTGATACTACATCTATATAAAGTTGGTTCATAAAATCTGCCAAAACATaagcaaaatttttatataccatTACTGTTAAACATTTTCTCAGCGTCATAGCAATCTACTGATCCCTGCATCGCACCGCCCCCCGCCGCGCTCGACACGCTGAAGTTCCGATACACGCGCTTAGCTCCATACGCGAAACAGTCGGAATCTTGAGACACCACTGCGTCGACAAGCTGACAACCCAGTATGAACATTACCGtctattaaatcattttaatattatatttcatgtacaaaaattaatacttaactaaaaatataagataacaaAGTTATGATGTCAACTATGAAATCAAAGGACACTAACAGACTTCCAACACCCTAGATTTCAATTACTCAATAAAACGTTAAAGTTTTGAGTAAATTACATTGAAGTAAGAAAGATAGTGGACGTAGTTTAGAGTTTATTTTAACTCAATTATCCGAAGGAACTGCTTTATTATGTACAGTCAAACCACTTTGGAGACTTTTTTGCATTTGCAGTAGTGCACCGGCAgcagatacataaataaatactttaaattttatttttatagctagttaatattaaacataatttttaatcacaaagtttttaattaataaattaactaacttaaaCTTCAACTCCAGGCATTTCATAGTCTTTATCATCCTCGCTTTCATCCGATGaatcatttatgttaatgataattCATTCTGATAGTGTATCTAAAGCCTAGTCTCTACCctgaaatttttttattttactttacaataGCATTTTGACAAACATTTCTCCATTCAGATGATGGCAGAAAGAGTTCATCAGTGTTTCACTAAACAATTAACTAAagaacatttataagtaaagccgttgatatttaataactgacattaaaaaataaataataaattaaatacaaacaccTTTAGCATTTAATCTTGCACAAGTTGCTTCAGCCTCCCCTCGTCCTTTAACACACCTCACACCCATGCTCTTCAATAGTGTTTCACACTGAAACaacaacaattaattaataacaatagctaatttaaaagcaataaaacattattattataaatgaaataaaaaaaaaacaataaaaaaaaatactttaaaataacctttatttataatgattgagcgattatgaatattattatttattatattatattaacttgttACCTCTTTTAATACACCTTTAAATCGTTTTCTTGAAACATTAGGAACTTTGGCTTTAGCAGCATCAGACTTTGGTGCAGCTCCTCGGAACTGTATAGCATTTCTGGCTGCCATAACATCTTGCTTTAGTTCTGGAGCATCTCCCTCGAGCACAAATATTGGACTTATGTCAGCAAGTAGCAGATAAACTGTTCTAAAGAATAAATTTCTGAAAAAATGCTGATCATGTAGAATGCTTACACGTTTAAGTAAAAGTGAAACTGAAAACTAAACTAGTAAAACCTGTAAAAATCTGCTGTTTTAACAACAATTAATCATGGTATTGTAAGCAGTGGAGTAAAAGTTTATAAACAGTcacagtaattttaaaaaattacttaaaatggcTTAAGAGATATGTCACTCCAGAATTCAAGTCCCTTTAGTTAACAGACCTACTGCTCAGAAATTGAAAATTTAGATATTGCTGTAAGAAAAGAGTTAATATTAAGAACCAATTAAAAACTACAACAATCACTTGCTTGTTCGATATGTGGCTTGTGAATTATATTCATCATTCAAATGTTATgggaatataatatgaattaccTTAAGTATAATTTGGgttgtatataataatctgTCACATTTTGACTATCACAAACCCATCCTGACAAATCAACCGCAACGGTTTCTCCACAAATCTATAAAGACAAACagaaaatagaaaaagaaataattaaataaccgaatgtttaaaataaaacaatcattttaagatttataagtatattaatatatttacttcgtGTAATGATTTCTTTTCACTAAAGGGTGTTAAAACTGTCCATAAACCTTTTATACCCATTATGGAGACAATaaacaatacttttaaattaattagttcaTTTATACacctttattcaaataattaattaaataactctaGCAATATATGACTGTTGTGACAAATTCAAACTTAacgtttaacatttataataaatttttactgtCAGAGACATTGACAATTTGATAAAATCAATGACATTGACAGATTTAGCAAAACGTAGTTCTTTTATACTCTGTGGTATCTAATTCTAGACAGGTAACTTATTCTTTGAACTTTCTTTTTGAAAAACCAGTTAATTACACAACCTAATCATGtaagtatttttgaaaaaaaaatcactcttAAGATTGAAAGAATGGAATAAATAGGGAATTTCTATCTATCACATTACTCATAACGTTACATTATAATTTCTTGTTGAAACTATCAGGTAAATAATAAGAGTTCGTAAAGAGTATATCAAAAATGTATGGACAAATCTAAATATACCACATAGCATGGCAGGAACCGTTACAAATACATGCCACACACTAACAGCAGAATTAACAAtttgatatttgataaaaataaacgcCGGCACTGTATATTGCAATTCATTTGCCTattctaacagaaaaaaaattacccaAAAAAAGTATAAGATGACGACATACAAATACATGGTATGACATTGACAATTTGAcactgatttaaaatttaagcttAACAAAACACAAACAATTCAGCAAATTCGTTCATTATCATTACCACATGTTATTCTTGAATTCATTATATGATAAGGAATACGATTATTACCATGTATGACGATAACGTAGTAATTGTACGCACAGACTATACACATATACAGCTTTACCGAAATAATTCGCTGCATTACAACAGTGTAGAGGCTCGGCAACTAAAAACTCTTATCTTCCTTCCCACCTAACGATAACGTTAAttctgattattttaatttctaattagacaaaatgtcatatttaaataaattaaatagaatttggtaagttgtattttattaatttgtttaaactttaacttagataacatttataaattgtaaattttttccTTAACAGCTCATCTTTAAATCTTCAGTATAGTGTAAGGTTTAACCATGCGAAACAGCTCAAATCAGAAATACAATTGAGGCACATTGATAAAGTATTGATAGCCAACAGAGGTGAAATAGCATGTAGGGTTATGAGAACTGCTAAGAAATTAGGAATAAGAACAGTTGCAGTATACTCAGATGCTGATAAACATGCAATGCATGTTGAAAtggtatattttatgatttattcttcttaataatttactttattgttttttacttCCTATTCAATACAAAATTTCAGGCAGATGAAGCATATCATATTGGGCCTGCTCCATCCTctcaaagttatttaaatgcaaCAAAGATTTTAGAAGTAGCCAAAAAATCTAAGAGTCAAGCCATTCATCCTGGGTATGGGTTTCTATCAGAAAATGTTGAGTTTTGCCAAAAGTGTGCAAATGAAAATGTCATCTTTATTGGTCCTCCACCTTCAGCAATAAGAGATATGGGTATTAAAaggtatatatcataattttagtcaaaatataagaagaaaatgtagttggtggtagggctttgagcttTGTGCTAGCCCATTTGGttaggttccacccactcattgCATATTCCCCGTCCTCTTGATACCCTTCAAGTGGAAATAGATTGAGAAATGTGCGAAGTGAACGGACTTTTATGTTTCGTTTGTACACTCGTAGGCCGACGGTACTGCGCCGGTCCAGCCCTTGATACGTTTTTGTATGACATTCCATAATTTAGTTATTGAGTAAtcgattaattgaaattattatttattaacctaTTCGTAAAATGTTACACTGAGTTGTGATAATTAAAAGCAACCGTTTGTAATCCTtttagatggcctagtggtaagaacgcgtgaatcttaaccgatgatcgtgggttcaaacccgggcaagcaccactgaattttcatgtggttaatttgtgattataattcatctcgtgcttgacggtgaaggaaaacatcgtgaggaaaactgcatgtgtctaatttcactgaaattctgccacatgtgtattccaccaacccgcattggagcagcgtggtggaataagctccaaaccttctcctcaaaaagaggtgcggaggcctttagcccagcagtgggacattcacaggctgttacggtattgcATATTCTACCAAACAGCAACATTTAATCTTGTTTTCCTgtttgaaatgtgagtgagccagtagctccaggcacaagagacataacatcttagtttccaaggttagtgaagcattagcaatgtaagtcATAGGatagtcaatatttcttatggtGCCAGTCTCTATTAGAGGTactaaccacttaccatcttgtggcccatttaccagtctgcctattttattaaagttaaaaaatacatacattactaaaattaataaaagaactCTTTGgtaacaagtttattttaaattgtagcaCATCAAAAGCAATAATGTCTAGTGCAGGTGTACCCATAGTAAAAGGTTACCATGGAGAAGACCAAAGCATTGAAAAATTACAAACTGAAGCTAAAAAAATTGGATTTCCATTGATGATTAAAGCCGTTAGAGGTGGTGGCGGaaaggtataaaaataatttaataatcaagtCCTATAAATGTTAATCAAGtttcttgtttataattattatttatatatttaaaattaatttatcatttcttCAATGTACTTTGGTTTACAATATCATTTGGAAAGAACTATACAAGATAACTTcttttactgtaaataataaaattcttaatgttAATTTTCGTCTAGCACCCATATAATTATAGCTTTTAGgactattatttgttttaaaaatttaatttagacagagaattaaacaattttgaaattatatttgcaGGGTATGAGAATTGCTATGACTGAATCTGAATTCTTACCGCAACTGGAGTCTGCAAAGAGAGAATCTCTTAAATCTTTCGGAGATGATAATATGCTTTTAGAACAATATATCACTGATCCCAGACATGTAGAAGTACAGGTGATCTATACATATTCCTAACATCTATTGCAAATCTATATTACTAGGATTACTAGGATgcctgcctcattggtctagtggcttgatgtaaggccgcagaccctgaggtcctgggttcaattcccagtttgggccaataaaaagttattgggtttttctgtcagaaaattctcagtagcagcccggagtctggaagttggaagtgattTCACTCtgatgcctcggaaagcacgtaaagccgttggtcctgcgcctgaattctttccagtcgtgtcggattgccgacccatcggattatgagagtcagggaatagacagtgcacctgtgtttgcgcacacacttgtgcactataatatctcctttgtagttggctaatctctcttgagattggcctccatggccgaaatcggtctggagtacattattgttattatattattactaggaTAAAGATGGAATGCTTACTTACACCCATTAttggtattttataatatattataaagtacacaatataaaataaattaaaacaaatctaATCAAAAAACTGTCATAAAAAAACGGTTAGAGAAATGTCTATGTAAAAACTTgtgacaatattaaataaatgtaataagtcGAAAGATAATTGTGAAacctattgaatattatttttatacatataaaatatagttgttatatttattgttagtcaaattatattttatgtattttaagtaaatatattgttataaaataattgttttcataatttcGGAATATTTTGTGGGTTTTCAAAGTTAAGAAGGGAATGAGGATCTCTTTCATGTAGCCTGGCTTTTAAcacatattatgaataataacacACCTGAATGTAAAGTAGTTTTTAgtagaaaataatttcttaaaagaagatttagtatatttttagatgagtgttaagttatatatgtattatatttgaaacGTACAGGTGTTTGCTGATATGCACGGCAATGCAGTTCATTTATATGAAAGAGATTGCTCGGTACAGAGACGGCACCAGAAAATCATTGAAGAAGCACCAGCGGTATGTTGATTTACAATTTTtcttattcttaaattattaactttaaaatcataAGAGAAAAATGAAGAGTAAACAAATGTagtgcttattttatttaccattcCAAACACTACTATAATGGGAATTacgttatttttgtttcattctaAAGATGTCAATTGggaagtataaaaaaatattttttatatcaacgcaataataaataatattggaaTTCGatcgtatttttaaaattatatacaattatgaaataatacagtacagtaacagatTGTTATAGTCCCACGGCTggggtaaggcctcctctcccttttgaggagaaggtttggagcttattccaccacgctggttggtagaatacacatgtaacataattttaatgaaattagacacgcaggtttcctcacgatgaaataataaatataaacaaaatatcacgTGACCACAAAACGCACCAAGAATGTTTGTGACGAAATTATGCACGCAGATTAAGATGACGTGAATTAACTATAAACAAAAACCAAAGGAACACCCCTTTGTCAGTTTAATTAAAaccctacatttttttttaaaattgtattaataaaataatattagcaatTCTGGTCTACACGATTTGCGTCAGAATGCTAAGGCGTAATGACATAAGGCGTCACAACACCTGACCGCGTGACGTCCATTATTCGTAAACAATATGAATTTATGTTACGTTTGTTATTGTAATTCCGTAACTATGTGCTAAGCATTGAGGTAAACAAATAAAGACGCAAATCTCATACAATGTGCGCGTTAAAATTGTCATGTAAACTATGATGACCTACCTTCAGagccaataattttttttaaatctatttatatatgagTGAAATATTAGTGGCTAAATCATCACGAGATTTCCGAAACTATAGGTTTGATTGAGTTGAAATTTAGCATAGTTATTGCTTTCGCGACATAGATGCTCACTAagggattttacgcaaatccttaTTTTCAACTTGGAGTTTAGTTTCAACCGAAAAGGTCTATAATATCATCATATCAATAAACTCAGTACTTCGTCATTTATCACACGATTGCCCAAAattctgaatttaaaaaaaaacttctacaTTACAAtggataaggaaataaaatatcgtAATCTTCCAGCCCAGTATTTCCGAAGAAACTCGAAAAGCTCTCGGCGAGGCGGCCGTGCGAGCGGCTAAAGCAGTCGGTTATGTCGGCGCTGGCACCGTTGAATTCATTCTCCACCGAGTAACGCATGACTTTCATTTCATGGAAATGAATACGCGATTGCAAGTAGAACACCCTATTACGGAAATGATTACAGGTAATAAGGTCTTGTTTTCTGTATAACAAATGTATAAGTCGATATATAGGAGAAGGCGTTCTGGCAACATCCTGCATAAAAGCGTTAACCAAATTATACTATTATTCGAGTAGTGACTTGGTTTCGATCACTTTTGAATCGCTTCaacaagatttaatttaaattgaataccagaatgtagattctgccGAGAAGAGCCGGCAAAAAATTCAGTAATTAATAAACCTAATTACTTATGTCTGACagttaaattaaataggtaattactacaattaatttatatttagccGAAACTTCCGAAATCAACTAATGCTAACCTCCACGATTTtctatcatctatataatccttTATCGAATAATACGCCTTGTTaatcaaggtttttttttgctgtttattgatattattaattaatgttaacggtttaaatgaatattaaaaacttaccaATTTGACAGTGTCTTTTGTAATCGAAGCGTCCCTTGCGTAATcgttttggtaaaaaaaaaaaagatcacaTCTTCGCAAATGAAATCGCATAgctattatgttttaattttaatatggttATATACACTTTCAGGTACAGACTTAGTAGAATGGCAATTGCGTGTGGCAGCTGGTGAACCTCTCCCAGTGACACAAGAAGACATAGTCCGTCGGGGCCACGCTGTAGAGTGCAGGATATACGCGGAAGAACCACGGGCAGGGTTCCTGCCTCGTGCTGGAACTTTACACAGGCTTACCCAACCTATACCAGAGGAAAACGTACGAGTAAGTATTCTATGCTACTTGTAAATATATCGTTACGCACTGCTTTTAAGTACCTCacaaataattaagattatttggTGTAATATTATTTGGTTAGTGATCACCATCGCCCAAAGGTATTGGCGCTGTCTTAAATCCTAACTATTccctaaccttgggaactaagatgttttgtacTTTGCATgtgtagttgcactggctcactcacc belongs to Nymphalis io chromosome 2, ilAglIoxx1.1, whole genome shotgun sequence and includes:
- the LOC126778573 gene encoding methylcrotonoyl-CoA carboxylase subunit alpha, mitochondrial; this encodes MSYLNKLNRICSSLNLQYSVRFNHAKQLKSEIQLRHIDKVLIANRGEIACRVMRTAKKLGIRTVAVYSDADKHAMHVEMADEAYHIGPAPSSQSYLNATKILEVAKKSKSQAIHPGYGFLSENVEFCQKCANENVIFIGPPPSAIRDMGIKSTSKAIMSSAGVPIVKGYHGEDQSIEKLQTEAKKIGFPLMIKAVRGGGGKGMRIAMTESEFLPQLESAKRESLKSFGDDNMLLEQYITDPRHVEVQVFADMHGNAVHLYERDCSVQRRHQKIIEEAPAPSISEETRKALGEAAVRAAKAVGYVGAGTVEFILHRVTHDFHFMEMNTRLQVEHPITEMITGTDLVEWQLRVAAGEPLPVTQEDIVRRGHAVECRIYAEEPRAGFLPRAGTLHRLTQPIPEENVRVETGVREGQEVSVHYDPMIAKLVVWGRDRDEALLKTRRKLSEYQVAGLETNVNFLLRLSGASAFVAGDVHTAFIPQHEAELFPPTDSQLADERAIQAALGHLIKSQIDISSNDSWKGISVAPNAWRPNYNLQKTVHLKFDESDIKVTVKFESAPNTYQVKVNDGEFIPAEAYVKSTERGLRLISKIGDRTSNVGLLTHENEVHVYDENGQTVVNLPRPKYQALTGADATASADSACSPTPGVLERVLVNKGDKVVKGQPLFVVIAMKMEYVVRSPRDGVVADVASLKQGDAVGKGAQVVLLQGEN